A region of the Litchfieldia alkalitelluris genome:
AGGTGTTTATCAAAGATGATAGTAGTCTATGTTTGTTATTGTGGTTTGTATATGACAGGTGCCTAATTATAAAACTATTTAGTACGGAACAATTGTTGGATATATAGAAGGGGGATTTAAGATGAGAATAGATAAGTTATTAGCAAATAGAGGTTATGGTAGTCGAAAGGAAGTAAAGAAGCTTTTAAAATCAGGAGTAGTAAAGGTGAATGGGGAAACGATTAAAGATGCAAGTGCCCATTTTAAACCTGATGAAGATACTGTTACAATTCATGGTGAAACCATTGAATACAAAGAATTTATTTATTTAATGTTAAATAAACCACCAGGTGTCATCTCAGCTACAGAAGATAATATGCATGAAACTGTCATTGACTTGTTAGAGGTTGATGATGCCTTGTTTAACCCATTTCCTGTAGGGAGACTTGATAAGGATACAGAAGGCTTGCTTTTAATTACGAATGATGGGGGATTATCTCATCAATTACTTTCACCGAAAAAACATGTCCCTAAAACGTATTTTGCTGTGATTGAAGGTGAAGTGACTGAAGAGGATATCACTGCATTCAAAGAGGGTGTCGTCCTTGATGATGGCTATAAAACGATGCCGGCAGAACTCGTTATTTTAAAACAAGGCTTAACATCAGATATAGAGGTTACGATTATGGAGGGTAAGTTTCATCAAGTAAAACGTATGTTTGAAGCAGTTGGTAAACGGGTTATTTATCTAAAGAGACTAAGTATGGGAGAATTGCACTTAGATGAAACGTTAGAGCTTGGGGAATATCGGGAGTTAACGGATGAGGAATTATCTTTATTGAAGAAACATTAATAAGCTGAATTAAATGGGCTATCAACTGGCTCGACTGAGATGCAAGTTTGGACAGTTTCACAGATAACACTCTAAGATGTACGAAGGGGAGGCTACTTCAGACAGCTTTATCTCAAAACCTGTCAAAGTTGTCCGAAGTGGAGGTAACTTCAGACAGCTTTGGCCGAGCCCGAAGCAAAGTTGTCCAAAGACGCTGGAAGTTCAGACAGCTTTGGCTCAAAACCTGTCAAAGCTGTCCGAAGTGGTTGGAAGTTCAGACAGCTTTGGCTCAGAAGGAAGCAAAGCTGTCCGAAGAGGTTGGAAGTTCAGACAGCTTTGGCCCAGAACGAATCAAAGCTGTCCGAAGTGGAGGTAACTTCAGGCAGCTTTGGCCCAGAACAAAACAAAGTTGTCCGAAGTGAAGGTAACTTCAGACAGCTTTGGCCCAGAACGAATCAAAGCTGTCCGAAGGGGTTGGAAGTTCAGACAGCTTTGGCTCAGAAGAAAGCAAAGCTGTCCGAAGAGGTTGGAAGTTCAGACAGCTTTGGCCCAGAACGAATCAAAGCTGTCCGAAGTGGAGGTAACTTCAGACAGCTTTGGCCCAGAACAAAACAAAGTTGTCCGAAGTGAAGGTAACTTCAGACAGCTTTATCTCAGAACGAATCAAAGCTGTCCGAAGCCGTTGGAAGTTCAGACAGTTTTGGCCCAGAACAAAACAAAGTTGTCCGAAGTGGAGGTAACTTCAGACAGACCTCAGAACAAATCAAATTTGTCCGAAGACAAAGCTGCGAATAGGGGAGTTACGTTCAATACTACATGCTACAAAACCTCATAGTAGTAACCTCTTTTCCCACTAGTCTATCTCTTAAAAGTCAGTAATTTATTAGAATAAAAAAGGACTTCATTTCAACAACAAGTTGATTAAAGTCCTTCTTTTTATATTGTATTCGATTTGTTAATAAAAACTGTTCAAAGATTATACTCTTTTTATAAAATAGCTATGTATGTTTACTTGTTGTGTCTTGCTTCTTCTACTTTTATTCCCCTTCATACATCCCTAAAGTGTTGGATATACTTTTGCTATGAAGACAACTTTACTTTCTTTCTAGTTGTTGTCCATTTACCACGACTAGGGCTTTGAACCAAGTCATTATATGCTAACACATTCAGATCACGCTGGATCGTCCGTGGAGTAATGCCAAATTCGTCAACAAGCTCCTGGGTCGAAACTGTTCCTTTTTCACTAATAAACATGTAGACGGATTTGATACGATTTAGCATACGGTTTGTTGAAGGCTTCAAAGAACCACTCCTTAAATATAGTTTTATTATACAAAAGGTAGATTACAAAAAGTCTCATCTTTTCAACTAGCTTGAGTTATCTTTCTTTTTATGCAGTCTTAAATCGTTTATGATGGCATCGCTCCTCTCGAGTCACTATTAAAAGTGATGATGCTTGGCTAGGTGTTTCTGTTCCACTATAGGTCTTTGCGAAACACATATCCATGCGATTTATTGGTGCAATTACTCATCTATATGTTGCTGGTTCTGAATAGTATGACTATTTCTACATAAATTGTCAATTTCCTTCATTTTGTTCTATTATTATCATAAATTATTTCTATTATTCTGTAATTTACAGTTTCATTACAATTTATATCGAGATTAAAGAAATTGTTAAGTTCTATTAACGATTTTTATGAAGTTTTTTGCTCGAAGCTGTTACATAAAGGGAAGAGTTATTTTAGAATGGAAGGATAAGGATTTTTCTAGCTAATTAAATTACAAAAATTTTACAAAGGGGGATTGTTAATCATTGTTTTCGTTACAGCGAATCTTTTTAAAGCTTATAGATTTAAATAACTGGATTTTATTATGGTCAAGTACAACACTCATTTTAGCAAGCACTCTTATTATGAGAACACTTGAGCCAGAAACATTCCCGAGTCTATTTGATTCCTTTTGGTGGGTAATGACAACAGTAACTACTGTTGGCTATGGTGACTTTTATCCAGTTACTATTGCTGGTCGAGTTTATGCCGTCTTTTTATACATCTTCGGAATTGGTTTGATTGGGGTAGTCATTGGTAAAATAATAGATTCATTTACTGTTTTGCGTAAAATGAGGGAGGAGGGCAAATTGGATTATAAAGGTGAAAATCATATTGTAATAATAGGTTGGTCAAAAAAGGCTGAGTATGCGGTGGAGGAGATTCTTCAAACAGATCCTGGTATGGAGATCGTATTAATAGATTTATTAGAGAAATCTCCGATAAAAAATAATCGTGTATTTTATGTGCAAGGTAGTGCAACGAATCATGGTATTTTACATAAAGCTAACATAAGTGGTAGTAAGGCAGTTATTATCTTTGCGGATGACTCTATTGAGGATTCATTATTAGCTGATGGGAAAACATTATTAATTGCGACCGCAGTTGAACGCATTGCAAAGGATGCTCACACAACTGTAGAGGTCCTACATGAAGAACATATCCAAAACTTTGTTCACGTTCATGTAGATGAATTTGTAGTAACCCATGAAACAGTGTCTAGGATGGCTGTACGTTCTGCATTCACAAAGGGAGTTTCGTCAGTTTATTCTCAGCTAATGAGTCATCAAGTTGGGGATGATTTATATCAAATTACCCCTAAGCCAGAGTGGCTAACGTATCGTGATGCATTTAACGCATTGATTCAAGAAGGTGCAACGTTGATAGCTACCAATGAAGGTATTAATATTAGCCGTCGCTTAGATGAAAAAATCCTAGAGGGGACAGTGCTTTATATTATCTGTGACAAAGGTACATATGAAAAAATAATCGTAGCATAAAAAGGAGTTAAGTAATCGTGAATAATTGGTACGAATTAGTAGAAAAGCAACAGCATGAAATTATTTCTGATACTCAGGAATTTCTCCGAATAAATAGTGTCCTTGATGAAGGGACAATAACAAGTAATGCTCCTTTTGGGAAAGGAATTAACGAAGCCCTTACGTTTTTATTATCGAAGGGTACTGAACAAGGTTTCACAGCAAAAAACGTGGATGGATATGCTGGACACTTAGAGATAGGAAAAGGTGAAGAGATTGTGGGAATCCTTTGCCATGTTGACGTAGTACCAGAAGGGGATGGTTGGCAAAGTGCTCCTTTTGATGCAGAAATTAGGGATGGAAAGATCTTTGCTCGTGGTGCAATTGATGATAAAGGTCCAACCATGGCTGCTTTTTATGCGATGAAAATAGTTAATGACCTTAAGCTGCCACTAACAAAGAGAGTCCGAATGATTATTGGGACAGATGAAGAAAGTAATTGGCAGTGTGTGGATCATTATTTTAAGCATGAAGAAATGCCAACCTTGGGCTTTGCGCCTGATGCTGATTTTCCAATTATTTATGCTGAAAAGGGTATTGTTGATTTTGACTTAATCCAAATCGAACAAGAATGTGAGAAGGTTGTGACTAACAATTCGGTTTTAGTATCCTTTCAATCTGGTCGACGCTACAATATGGTACCGGATTTTGCAGAAGCGAAGTTAAATGTGGCTGGCGAGCAAACGTCTTTCATTGAACAATTTAATGAATATCTTAATAGATATCAATTGAGGGGGAAAGCGATTCTTGAAGACACAGTATGTGTTTTACATTTAGAGGGTAAGTCGGCACATGCGATGGAGCCAAATCATGGTAAAAATGCTGCACTGTATTTGTCTCAGTTTCTTTCAAATTATGAGTGGGACTCCAAGGCTGATCAGTTTTTACGTCTGATAAGCTCTTACTTCCTGAACGATTCACGCGGAAAAGCGCTTGGTATCGAGTATAGTGATGACATTTCAGGAGAATTAACTGTGAATGTAGGAAAGGTTAGCTATTCACAAGAAGATGGAGGAGTACTGGGGTTAAATATGAGATACCCAGTAACGGCGGATATAGACTTGATAAAACAACAAATTGAGAAAGTTGCTGAAAAACAACAATTTAGCCTAAGTCATTTTAGTAATTCGAAGCCACATCATGTGAATCAAGATGATTTTTTAATTAGAGTGTTACAAAAAGTCTATGAAGAACAAACAGGAGAAGAAGCAAAATTAATTTCAATCGGCGGGGGGACATATGCCCGTTCCTTGAAGAGTGGTGTAGCATTTGGGCCTTTATTCCCTAGAAGAGAGGATTCTGCACATCAAAAGGATGAACATATTTATATTGAAGATCTTTTAAAAGCAACAGCAATTTATGCTCAAGCCATCTATGAGTTAGCAAAATAAAATCCTATTTTTATCAATAGGAAATACTTCACCCATCATTTATAAATGTGGTAAAATAATGGAAGTTATACAAGGTTGACCTTTTACGTGCGATAAAGACTAGGGACAAATTCTATTAAATAGACTTTGTGCAAGCCTTTATCGGTACTTGGGTCAGCCTTGTTCGTTTTTTGAATAAAGCAAGTTATTCAAATAGGAGTAACTTCTATAGAAGTGGAAGGACGTAATTAAATGGAAGCCATTTTAAGGCAAACGAAATCTTCGCAAGAAAAAAGGTCCAACGTAACCTTCAGTTTGGTTTATTTTTTCTTCTTTTTTGGACTTGGTTCTTTAACGCCGTTATTATCGGTATATTTAAAAGGAGATATCGGATTAACAGGTACACAAATTGGTATGATTATGTCCATCACACCTGTTGTGATGATTATCGCCCAACCGATGTGGGGAATGCTCACAGATTATACTCAAAAGCCAAGAATTATCCTGTCTTTTACCCTGATCATTTCAGCAATTATCGGAATCATCTACTCTAGTGTAAGCTCATATTTAGCTCTTATTCTAGTTGCTGCGATTTTATCATTTTTTCAAAGCTCAATTATTCCGATAGCAGATAGTTTAACCATTTCATATGTCCAGAAGGTGAAAGGAAATTATGGAGCATTACGTCTCTGGGGAGCAGTAGGGTTTGCTATAGCCGTGCTATTTGCTGGACGCTTATCGGAAATGTTTACTATGTCAGTGATTTTCTACTGCTATTCGGTCATGTTATTTATAACTGCATTGCTCACATGGAAGATGCCAGGGGAACGCTCGAGTGTTCAAGTTGATTTAAAAAAAGGGATTAACACCTTAATGAAAATGCCTAAGTTTGTTTTATTCCTTTTAGCCACCTTTATGATTTTTGGGCCAATAAGCGCAAATAACGTGTATTTTGGCCTTTTAATTACAGATATAGGAGGAACATTGACTGGTGTAGGAATCGCCTTTTTATTAGGGGCTGGAAGTGAAGCACCCTTTATGAAGGTTGCTGGGAACTGGATTGAACGTCTAGGTATGCTTAAGGTTCTAGGATTAGCAGGTTTAGTTTCAGGGCTTAGATGGGTTCTGTATTTTTTTGACCCATCATTAACCTTGATCTATATAACGACTATCGCTCAAGGGATTTCAGTTGGTTTATTCATACCAGCAGCACTACAATATGTCAGAGATATCTCACCTAAATCCGTCAATGCAACTGCTGTATCTTTATATGCAGCCATTGGTAACGGATTAGGAAGCTGGTTTTGCACCTATGTTGGAGGAATAATCTTTGACCTTTCAGGAATATTAACGGTTTATCTCTTCTTCAGCTTGATAACAGGTATTGGTTTGGTGATTTTATTTGTCATCAATTTCATTGATAAAAAGAAAAAGGTAATGGCAACTCAGACTACTTAACAGCAGTAGATAATAGACTGCTGTTTTTCTATTTTTACTAAGTTGACCTTTTGTAAAATTAAAGCGAATGGAACACTCCAACTTAAGTTTTTATTGTTTTAGTAACTTAAGCACCCGAGTTCCAATCGCTGCGATCCACTTGCTTTCCGCGGGGCGATCCTTGAGCCTCCTCGTCGCCGGGGGCGCCTGCGGGTCTCACAAGACCGCTAGATCCCGCAGGAGTCAAGTGGCTCTCCGCTCATTCCACACTAAGTGTGTAACATTTTTTTCACAATAGTGCGAATCTAAAAAACGACAATTAGTTAACATAATATATAGAAGATATGTAAAAAATAGGTTTAACGGAAAACTAATTTTATAAGGAGAACCTATTTTAAATGGAGTCAATATATTGGATCATATATTGGTTAGTCGTTATTATTTGTGGAACAGGCTGTTTTTTTATAATAAAAACAAACGTATTGCGTTATGGAATTATTTTTTTAATCAGTATCCTTCTATCTGTTAGTTTTTGTATATTTTTCTATTTTAATGGCTTTTACCGATTTGTTTTACCTATATACCTTATTTTACTGCCTGTTATTTGTAGTTTTGGGTTTCTGATTCTTTTTCTTATTAAATATAGGCCAACTAAATATACGTTTCCTTTCTATTTCAGTGTTTTGACCTTTATTCTAGGTTGTGAAATATTCCTTAAGGATGTAGTGGGATTTATCGTTTTTAGAAATGGTTGGGACCTATGGGATTCTTATTCGTTTTATTGGGTATATGTTAGAATCTTTGATTTTATAGGGGAAAGAGTTATTAGTGAAAAGTGGAGGAAACCTGTTCCATATGATAAGAGGATGTACTGGATTATCTTTTTAGTTATGATTGTTATTTCTTTTGTCATTTTAGGATATACACTAAATTGGTGGTTATAAACGAAGAACTAATAAAAACTCTTGTTCCAAAAAAAGGTATATAATAAATTTAAATTTATAAAAAATACCCGTATCTTTTTAAGAATCTCTCCCGTTATACATAGTGAAAGGAATAGAGGAGTGAAATCGATGACTGCAAAGCTGAGGTTAGTTAACCGAGAAGATCAAAAGAGTAGGCTTGAAAGTGATAATAAACATGACTTTCTTGATTTGTATTCAAAGCTACAGAGGTATTGCTATTTCCTATCAAAGAATAAATGGGATGGAGAGGATTTGGCTCAGGAAACCATTGCAAAAGCATGGAAACAATACCCGAAGAAGTGTGATATTACATCAGCATTGTTAAATAAGATTGCGTATCATCAATGGGTTGATCAACTTCGAAAGAAAAAAGAGATAATAACAGATGATAATCTTGAGCAACACAAAAGTGCTTCATTTAATATTGATAATCTTATGTATTCAGCGCACTTGCTACTTCAATTAACACCAAACCAAGCAGTGAGTTATTTATTGAAAGAAGCTTTTCTTTATAAATCGAAAGAAATAGCGGAAATGATGGATACAACTGAAATGGCAGTTAAGGCATCATTACATCGTGCGAAAAAACGCCTTGAAAAGCTAAAAGAGGATGAGGAAGAAAATGTTGAAGCAAACGAAGAAATAGAAGAGCTTGTTTATTTATTTCAAACAGCTCTATTAAATGAAGATCCATCAGTATTAATTAAGGCGATTCCTACTCTAAGATCTCTTGATGAAATTCAAGTTAACTTAACACCTAAGCCAAGTGCTCCTTTTACCTTATCATTAGCCGCATAACCAGCGGGGAAACGGAGAAATTAGGAATGGGTACAATACCATATGTAATTGAACAATCGAGCCGTGGAGAGCGTTCATATGATATTTATTCACGTTTATTAAAAGACCGGATTATTATGATTGGTGATGAAATTAATGATAGTGTTGCAAATAGTGTTGTGGCACAATTGTTATTTTTAGCTGCTGATGATCCTGATAAAGATATTTCAATTTATATAAATAGTCCTGGGGGTTCTACGACTGCTGGATTTGCGATCTTGGATACAATGCAATATATTAAACCTGATGTTCGAACGATTTGTATAGGGATGGCTGCTTCTTTTGGAGCATTATTATTGTTATCGGGGACAGAAGGTAAACGGTATGCCTTGCCAAATAGTGAAATCATGATTCATCAGCCACTTGGAGGAGCAAGAGGCCAGGCAACTGAAATTGAGATTTCTGCAAGGCGAATCTTGAAGCTTAAGCAGCATATCAATGAAATCATCTCTGAACGAACCGATCAACCTATTGACCGTGTGGCAAAGGATACAGAACGAGATTATTTCTTAAGTGCAGAGGAAGCAAAAGAATATGGGATTATTGATGAGGTCATTAGAGGTAAGTGACGATAAAGGGCAGGTGGAAAATAAATTCCACCTGTTATTGTATTTTAAAACCTTGGTGCTGAATATTATCAACAATTTGCTTTAATTCAATTTCTTTCTCATTATATTCTATTTTAATTTCATTATCGTCTGTATCAAATAACGCCCGTTCAATACCACTCAAATTTGCTAAAAACTGTTCAAGCCCTTGAATATCTCTTTCCCCTGATATATCTTTTATAAAAAAAGTACTAACAGCCAAGTTGAAAATCCTCCTTTTTTAAGCCCCTATTAACAGAATTCCCTAAAAGGTTAAAAACATGAAGTGCTTAATTTTATAAGTTTAGGTTGAAATTTCCATTTGTAATAGGTATCATGTATTTATATATAGTACCTTTTTATTCTAGGTAGGTGAAATGAACATGTTTAATCGTGAATTAGTAAAAGGAAGTACTTCGTTAATCTTGCTACAATTATTAACGGAGAAAGATATGTACGGTTATGAAATCGTTAAAGAAATGGAAAAACGGAGTGGGCACGTCCTTCAAGTAAAGGAAGGAACTCTGTATCCAGCTTTACACAAGTTAGAGAAACAAGAATATATTGAGTCATACTGGTGTGAAACTGAAAAAGGTCCTGCACGTAAATATTATAAAATTACGAATACAGGAAAAGAGATATTACAACAAAAAACAAGCGAATGGCAAAGTTTTGTAAATGTCGTTGATAAAGTGATTGGGAGAAAGGGTTATGATTCAATCTAAACAGGATTATTTAAGCTTATTAGCAAAAGAATTGAATAATCATCCAGACTCAACAGAACTACTTCATGAAATTGATATCCATATTACTGAAATGGTGGAGGACCTGTATTTGGTAGAGGGTTTGAATGAAGCAGAAGCAATGATAGAAGTCCAATCTAGATTAGGGACACCCACAGAAATTGCACTAAATTACCAAAAGGGACTAGTGGTAACACCAAGCAAAACTCAATGGACCTTTATTTCAGTTAATATCTTGTTTTTTATTGGTGGTATTTTTCTAACTTTTTTGTATCATGTCATTCCATTGCCTATTGTTAGCGAAACATGGAGTTTTCTAACGAGTATTCCAACTGTCATTATATTGCTATACATGTGCTTCTGGGCATTATTAGGATATGAAATAGGCAAAGAATTCGGCTATGGTGGCAAAAAATTATTAGCCAAAACCTTCTATATTTCCTTAGTCCCTAATTTGCTGTTAATGGTGTTGGTTGTTTTTCAAGTAGTTCCAAGATCTTGGTTTCATCCATTATTAACACCATCTTTCATAATCGCATGCATCTTATGTACTATCGTGTTGTATCCAATTAGTTATGCGAGTTTTAAATGGGGAACATTTAAGTCTGTATAAAAATTTTTAACAATATACATAGAAATACGATGTATCATTAAATTTAGAAGGGAAGGGTGAAAATTTGTATCATAGGATTATGATTGAGATTTTCGGGGGAGTAGCAATAGCTTTAATAGTGGCAATTATATTTTCGGTTTTTTTCCTGAGGTGCTCCTTTTACTTTATTAGATTCTACAGATCACAAGTGACTAAATTCTTTCAGTTTTGCGGTGTAACCATTTTCTTCTTAATATCAATTTTATGTATGGATTCTTTCTTAAAGCTTTTTCTTTTACAAATTGTTGAATACATACCCTTCGGTCTATTCTGGGCAATATATTTGATCGCTGTATGTGCCGCTTTAGGTGTAGTCATTGGTTTTATCACAACAAAGTTCATCTATTTTGATGGAATTTTAATATTAAGAAAGCTTTTTTATTTAAATACCTAGAAATTCTTTGTAATAAAAGTGTTTCTTTGATTATATACCTAGAAAAACTATGTAGTAAAAGGAGAAATAGTATGAAAATAATTACGAACTACCCATTTGTTTTATGTTGTTTGGTACTTGCTTTGGCGGCAGAAATTTGCCTATTGTCTGAACCTGTAGGTATTTCCTATTTAGTGTTTATTAGTGCTTTTTATATGTTCTTTTTTTACTGGTTTCGAAATGTGTCGTTCTCTCATAAACGAATAAGCGGTCTTATTTTTGTTTCCATTTATCTATTAACAATTACTTTCTTTACTTATTCGAATGAATTTTTTAATTCAATCAATTTTGTGTTAATTCCAGTTTTAGTTTTTATACATATTGTCTTATTGACGAGCTTTCATCATATTAAATGGAATTCTGTTTCCTTTCTCATTTTGTTGCAGAAAAAAGTTTCACAACTCTTCTCCTGTATAAAGATTACTTTCCGATTTACAGGAAGAAAGCTGAAGCGAAATATCGGTGAATCTACATACAAAACAAGTAAGAAAATAGTATTAGGGATTATTTTATCCATACCAATTTTACTTGTGGTTACTTTTTTGCTTTTAATCGCAGATGCAAGGTTTGCGTCGTTATTATTTTTAATCCCTAACAGATTGCTGCATTTTGATTTATCTTTCGTCCCGAGGTTTATTCGAGTTTTACTGATTGCACTAGGATTGTATGGGTTATTTAAAATCATTTCGAAAAAAACACTAGTAATTGAAAATAATAAAACACATAAGAGAAACTGGGATACAATCATACTTACAACAGTTCTCATATTTTTGAATCTGATTTACCTGCTATTTACGGTCGTGCAATTTCAATACTTTTTTAACGGGTCACTAGAGGTAGGCTTCTCATATTCGGAATATGCAAGACGTGGCTTCTTTGAATTAATGATTGTTACTTTGATTAATTACGCAATTCTAATGGGTACCATTACATTTGTAAAACGACACGAATTAACGATTGTTAAATTGATGCTGACCTTATTGATATTTTTTAGTGGAGTTATGCTAACATCAGCCTTCTTCAGACTGATGATGTATGAGCAAGCTTATGGGTTTACCGCATCAAGACTATTAGCACATTCCTTTATGATTTACTTAGTGGTTGTATTTGGTTTTACTTTAATAAAAGTTTGGGCTAACAAATTAACACTTTCTCATTTTTATCTCATTTTTACACTAATCTTTTATTTAGGCTTAAATCTAATCAGCTTGGATCAATTAATTGTCACTAAAAACATCGAGCGGTTTGAGGAAACTGGAAAAATCGATATAAAATACTTAAGTACTTTATCTTATTCAGTTGTCCCGGATCTAGTGGAACTGCATAAAAATCATCCTGAAATCCCAGGGTTAGATATGATATTAAATGAAAAGAGAATTAACCTATTACAAGTTAACTCATGGCAATCTTATAATTTATCAAAGCAAGCAGCCCTAAAAGCCATTAATAAGCTTGAGTAGAAAGGAGGGTGGAGCGGATGGGCTTTTCATTCCTCGTCGTATTAGGAATAGTAGGTACAGTTGTTTCTTGGTTTATAAAGAAATCCGTATTAACACTATTCAGCCTAAGAATCGATTCATTGTGAAGTTTAGGAAGTTAAAATTATTTAGTAGTCCATGGTCCAGTGGAACCTTCTTATTTGTTAGTAACTTAGTTTTATTTAGTGTCACCATATTGTGTTTGTACCTACTAATGTATTTCACGATTCCTTTTCTACATATATTTGTTATGTTGTTAGCTGTCTTATCAAGTTTGTATTGGTGGATTATTTGGATTAATTGTTACATTGATTGCTACTTTAACCTGCTTTATTATTACTGGATATTCTACCATGAAAAATACATAGTTAGCGGAGTTCCAATCGCTGCGATCCACCTGCTTTCCGCGGGGCGGCCCGTGAGCCTCCTCGTCGCTTCCTGAGCTCCTGCGGGGTCTCACGAGACCGTGTCGATGACATAAATGAATTTTCCTTGATTCAGGAGTTAGGGGTTATTCAGGGAGTACATTGCCCGCATTATAATGACCATGAAATCGCAAAAAAGTTTGATAAGCATATTCTTATGTCAAATCATACTGGCATTGCTATTGAAGAAAACTGTGCAATTGAATTCAATGAAGGATTGTTTAGAATTATAAAATCTGACTCCAATGCGAAAGCATACAAACTAGTTGTCAAAGAGGATGAGCTTCAAAAAACTGAATTAACAAACATAACCGAGTACTTACCGCTTGAATTTTTGTACCGGTAAGAGCAAAAAGGAGGGGGCACATTGTTAAAGAGAATCACTTTTTTACGAGATCAAATACATAATAAGGAGATTTATCCGTTTTCGATTCCCGCCATTCAACAGTTAGAATCTCTAGAAATTGAAAAGCCGGTAACCTTCTTTGTCGGTGAAAACGGATCTGGGAAATCAACTCTTTTAGAAGCAATTGCTGATCAATGCC
Encoded here:
- a CDS encoding DUF4153 domain-containing protein: MKIITNYPFVLCCLVLALAAEICLLSEPVGISYLVFISAFYMFFFYWFRNVSFSHKRISGLIFVSIYLLTITFFTYSNEFFNSINFVLIPVLVFIHIVLLTSFHHIKWNSVSFLILLQKKVSQLFSCIKITFRFTGRKLKRNIGESTYKTSKKIVLGIILSIPILLVVTFLLLIADARFASLLFLIPNRLLHFDLSFVPRFIRVLLIALGLYGLFKIISKKTLVIENNKTHKRNWDTIILTTVLIFLNLIYLLFTVVQFQYFFNGSLEVGFSYSEYARRGFFELMIVTLINYAILMGTITFVKRHELTIVKLMLTLLIFFSGVMLTSAFFRLMMYEQAYGFTASRLLAHSFMIYLVVVFGFTLIKVWANKLTLSHFYLIFTLIFYLGLNLISLDQLIVTKNIERFEETGKIDIKYLSTLSYSVVPDLVELHKNHPEIPGLDMILNEKRINLLQVNSWQSYNLSKQAALKAINKLE
- a CDS encoding type 1 glutamine amidotransferase family protein, with product MIQELGVIQGVHCPHYNDHEIAKKFDKHILMSNHTGIAIEENCAIEFNEGLFRIIKSDSNAKAYKLVVKEDELQKTELTNITEYLPLEFLYR